The segment GTACTGGGAGTGGGCCGCGATGGGCTCGCCGTCGAGGACGGGATGCGGTCCGTCATCGACGGCGAAACGCTGGGCACCGAATGCCTTGCCGGCCGGATCCTTGCCGAAGTAGATGTCATCACCACCGGGATCCGAGAGAAACCCGGGGACGGGAAGGCGGACAGCCACGCCCGTAGCGTGCATCAGAGCCTCCGGCACGGTCGGCAGCTTGGTCACTATGTCGTTGTCGGCGGCCCCCACGTAGACCCTTTGCGGCGGCACACCGAGGTCCGCCGCTCTGTCGACTCCAACCCCGGGGCTGCCGACAAGAACGATATCGTCCACACCCGGGATACCTCCCGACTGCTTGGCCGCCGTGCCGACCGTGAGGGATCCGTAGGAGTGACCGATGGCCGTCACATGCGGATCATCGTGCTGATTGGTCGCGACGAGTCCGGCCATGAAGCGGTTGTAGGCCGGCGCCCCCTTGTCGGCGTCCGCGGTGGACATGACGTCGATGTTCTGGGGAGCGTCGTAGCCGAGCCAGACGATCGAAGCCGTGGACTTGTCGTACCGCTGGGCTCCGATGGCCGTGTCGAGTGCGCGTTTCACCGTACCGCCGCCGAACTCGGCGTCGAGTTTGGTACCGAGCCCCGGCACGTATGCGGACACATTGCGCGCGGTATCGGGGTTCCCGAAGGAGATGATGGCCCGGCCGTTTCCCTCGTCACCGACGCCGAGAAGGAACATGGGGACCTTGCTGGGTTCCCTCAGCCGATCGTCGATCTTCCGTAGCCCCTCCAGCATGGCCGGATCGTTGCCGGTGCGCTCCAGTTCCGCGATCAGGACCGGCAGATAGTGACGGTTGGCCTCGTCCCTGGCGATGGCAGGAATGCCGTCGAGCATGCCGATCAATTCGGGTGCCACGTCGAGATATTCACGTCGTTGTTCCTCGTCCAGCCCCTCCCACCACGCCTTGTTCTCGGCCGGGGAGCCGTTCTGGGGCATCCCGGCCACCAGGTGGCGAACGGTGGCGGCGTGCACATCGGCCGTGTCCCGGCGCATGTCCTCCAGCGTCGCGTCCGTCACCTCCAAACCCTTGGCGGCCTTCAGACCGTTCAGGGCCTCGGTACAGCGGGCGTCCACCGCGGCAGCGGAGCGGACGGCGCGGGCGATACGGTCCGCGATGTCCTGGGCTTTTCCGGCGTGGGGGTTCACCTGTAGACCGGCCCCGAATCGGCCTCCGGAGGGGTCGTACGTCTCGATCCGTGGCGGCTTCCCGTACTCGCCGGCGCCGAGCGGCTCCAAGGGGCCGCGCGAGCTGCCCTGTGCGGTACCGCCCGAAACGCACTGCTCACCCCCGCCGGTGGAAACGGTCGCGGAGGGTTAGGTGACCGAGCCGTCGGTGTTGACCGTGAACGCCAGCGCCGCGGCCTCGTCCAGTGCCTGGCGCAACTGCCGCTGCGGTTCCAGCAGATCGGCGGAGAGGCCGTTCAGGGCCGTACGGATCAGTCCGCATTCCGTGGCCAGGTAGTCGTAATTCTGAATGAGGCGCCCCATACGCCTGACCGCCTGTTGCGCCGCCTCGCTCTCCTGGGTTTCGATGAGTTTGGCAGACATGGCCTTTCTGACGGTCTCGCGGTCGGCAGTGGAACGGCTGGAAATCCGATGCCATACATTCGCGGCTTCTTCGAACTCGCCGCGTTTGATGTCCCGTAATTCCTGCCAGGTCAGGAAGTCGGCGGTCATCGCTCCCCGCCCGCCCCAGGCGTGGAGGCGCCCATGGAACTTCCCACCCCGACGTCCACTCCCGGAAGATCGTCGGCGACTCTCAGCAGAGCTCCGCTCAAGTAGGCACACTCGCCACGCACGGACGCGAGCCGTTCCTCCCAGGACACGAGAACATCCTTCAGCGCAGGCACACTGCCGAGCCCGGCGCCCCATTGGTCGATGCCCTGGTGGCCGGAGCCGAGCATCCGATGGCTCTGGTCGGCGCCGGTCCGAAGGTCGCCTGCAGCCTTCGCCGCCTGTCGCCAAGGGGTACTCCCGTGCAGCAGTCGGCCCATACCTCCCGACCCGCCCGACGGACCCGGCACGGCAGGGTCCAAAGGTGCGTTCGACGCGAGGGACATGCTCACATCCCCCGCTGCGGGACCGGCGGAGTCCGATGGCGCCGCGCCGAACATTTCCCGCCATCGTTGTGCATCGAATTCCGGCATCGTCGTTTATCCCCCTCATGCTCACAGCCGCGTCCGAAATGGCCGCCGGCGACTGTCGTCAGCAGCGTAGGGCGCGTTGGGCGGCCATCACCACTCAGGCAAGAGAGACCGGCGAGAAAAATCATCCGCGCGATATCACAGCAGTATGACCGGAGCAAGAGTAGGCGCGCCTATGCATCCCGATCTCCGAAGGAGCTGGGTGGGGCCGGCAAACAGGAGGCGGCCGAGCCGTCGGCCTCCTGCCCTGCAATACACGCGGCCACGGCAGACGTCTTCCACCACAGCCGGTTCTCCGACAGCGGCCTTCCAGTACCACCTTTGGCAGTAAGCGGAGTTCGGTTCGCGTCCCAGCGACTCCCCGACGCGGGCATTCCGGGCCGCGGCCGCACCACCCCTGCCACAGGCACCTGAACGGCCGGGGATCGACCGCCCGGAGGGTCAGGGCGTCGTGTCGGGAGCCTGTAGCGAGTCGAGCCAGTCCAGGAGGCGGGTGCCCTGGCGGGCCATGAGGTCCGGGTCGCGCAGGGCGTTGGTCAGGAGCGACATGCCCTGGTAGGCGGAGACGAGAGTGACGGCGAGGTCGTCCGGGTCGGGCAGGCCCAGGGCGCGGAACTGGTCCGCGGTCCACTCCAGCAGGCGCCGGATGACCGTGCCGGCCTCCGCGTCGAGGGTCCCGTCGGCGCGTTTGTCCAGTTCGACGGCGAGGGTGCCGGTGGGGCAGCCGTAGCGGGCGGCGACCGCCCGCTGGTCGATCCAGGCGGCGACCAGGGCCTTGAGGCGGTCGCGAGGGTCGGGCAGCCGGTCCAGGTGGCCGGTGAACTCGTCGAGGTGTGCGCTGTGCTCGGAGAGGGCGGCCAGGATCAGCTCGTCCTTGGTCTTGAAGTAGTAGTAGACGTTCCCCACCGGAACATCCGCCGCGCGCGCGATATCGGCGAGGGTGGTGCGCTCGACGCCCTGCTCATGCAGGACCCGGGCCGCCTCCGTCGTGAGTCGTCGGCGCTTGTCGGCCGCCCGCGCCCCGGGCTTCACTGAGTCAGTCACCCAACTAACTATAGACAACCCCCGGCACGACCGTGCTACGGTCTGAGTAAGTCAGCCGACTAACTAACTCACTTGGGGAGACGTCATGATCGTGGTGACAGGCGCGACCGGCAACATCGGACGGACCTTGGTGCCCCTGCTGGCCGGGGCGGGCGAGGACGTCGTGGCCGTCTCGCGGCGTCCCGAGTACGAAGGACTGCCGGCCGGCGCCAGGCACGCCCGGGCCGACATCGGGAACAGTGCGAGCCTGCGGCCCGTCCTCGACGGCGCCGACGCCCTCTTCCTCATGCTGGGCGGCGAGCTCAACGGAGCCGGCGAGAGCCCGGACGCCCTTCTCGGCGCGGCCCTGGACTCCGGGGTCAAGCGGATCGTCCTGCTCTCCTCCCAGATCAACTCCACCCGCCCCGAGGCCCTCTCCCACACCCGGCTGCGCGCGTTCGAGACCGCCGTACGGGCGTCCGGAGCGGACTTCACGATCCTGCGCCCCGGCGGCTTCGCCTCCAACGCCTTCGCGTGGGCCGAGTCGGTACGCACGAAGCGCACGGTCTTCGCTCCGTTCGGCGACGTGGCCCTGCCGGTCGTCGACCCGGCGGACATCGCCGCGGTCGCCGCCGCGGCACTGCGCGAGGACGGACACGCCGGCCGTACGTACGAACTAACCGGCCCCCGGGCCGTCAGCCCCCGCGAGCAGGCCGCGGCGATCTCCCGGGCCCTGGGCGAGGAAGTCGCCTTCGTGGAGCTCTCCCGCGATCAGGCCCACAGCCACCTGGCGCGGTTCATGCCCGAGGAGGTCATCGACGGCACGCTGGACATCCTCGGCGTCCCACTGCCGTCCGAGCAGACCGTCAGCCCCGATACGGAGAGCGTCCTCCACCGTCCGGCCAGGCCCTTCGACGAGTGGGTCGCGCGCAATCTGCCGGCCTTCCGGTAGGGCCTTTCAGTAGGGCCTTTCGGTAGGGCCGTTCTTTTGGATCAGGCTGGATCAGTGAGTGGGGGTCCCCCCACGCTCCCTGGGCGTAGGGGTGGGGGTCTGGTGCCGTGGATCGCAAGGCGGCGGATGGAGCCCACGCGGTGGGGGCACTCCCCCAGGCCGTCAGGCCGAGGGGGCCCGTCGGCGACTGACGACAACGCGGCGTGGGGGCACTCCCCCTGGGCTACCGCCCGGGGGGACCCCCACCTGGGCCCGGCGGCCCGGAGGCACCCCCACCCGGGTCGCCGCCCGGAGGCACCCCCGCCCGGGCCGCCGGGCCCAGGGGGAGCGCGGTGCCTGGGGGCACGCCCAGGCACCGTAGCCGGGGGCGGCACGCGAGCCCGGCAAGATCCGAAAGAGAGGCCCTCGGGCCGCCCGGCCCGGCGCGCACGCCTCAGAACGTGAGCACCGCCCTCGCGCCCTCGCCCACGCCCGACGCCGCCTTCGCGAAGTCCTCCACCGGGTGGATCTCCGACACCAGTTCGTCCAGGAGCAGTTCGCCGCGGCCGTAGAGGTCCGCGTAGAGGGCGATGTCGTGCTGGGGGCGGGAGGTGCCGTAGCGGCAGCCCAGGATGGACTTGTCGAGGAACATCGCGGCCGGGGGGAACGACGCCTCCGTCGTGGGGGGTGTCATGCCCAGGAGGACCGCCTGGCCGCCGCGGTCGAGGAGGTCGATCGCGGCGCGGATCAGGGCCGGGCGGCCCACGCATTCGAAGACCTGGTCCGCGCCGGTCGGCAGGATGGAGCGGACCGCTTCGGCGGACGGCAGGAAGTGGGTCGCGCCGAACCGCAGTGCCAGAGGTTCCTTCGCCGGGTTGGTGTCGACGGCGACGATCGCCGACGCGCCCGCGAGCCGCGCGCCCTGGACGACATTGAGGCCGATCCCGCCCGCGCCGATGACGACGACCGTGTCCCCCCGGCGGGTCCTCGCCCGGTTCAGTACGGCCCCGACCCCGGTCAGCACCGCGCAGCCGAGGACGGCCGCCGAGGTCAGCGGCAGTGCGCGGGGGATCCGTACGGCCTGGACGGCGGTGACGATCGTGCGCTCGGCGAACGCCGAGTTCGCGGCGAACTGGAACAGTCGCTCGCCCCGGCGCGAGTAGGGGCGGCCAGGGCGGCCGATCGCCGACCGGCAGAGGGTGGGGCGGCCGCGGTCGCAGTCCGCGCAGGCGCCGCAGTTACGGAGGGTGGAGAGCGCCACATGGTCCCCGGGCGCCACATGCCGCACCCCCGCCCCGACCGCTTCCACCACGCCCGCGCCCTCGTGGCCGAGGACCACCGGCACGGGGAAGGGGATCGTGCCGTCGATCACCGACAGATCGCTGTGGCAGAGTCCGGCCGCGGCGATCGCCACCAGCACCTCGCCCGGGCCCGGGGCGCGGATCTCCAGATCGTCCACCAGCTCCGGACTCCGGCCGTCGAAGACGATTCCCCGCATGGACAGTTCACCCCTTCGGTTCCTTCGGGAGGCCGAGTACCCGCTCGGCGATGACCGTGCGCTGGATCTCGTCCGAGCCGCCGTAGATCGTGTCGGCCCGGCTGAACAGGAACATCCGCTGGTCGGAGGAGAGTTCGTACGGTGTCTCCGCGCGCCACTCCCCCGGCCCGGCGGTCGCCGCCGCGCCCCGGACGGCCATCGCCAGCTCGCCCAGGGTGCGGTGCCAGTTGCCCCACAGCAGCTTGGTGACGCTGGAATCCGCCGGGGCGGGCCCGGCGAGGGCGTGCCAGCGCAGGGCGCGCAGCCCGGCCCACTGCCGCACGAGCCGCTCCCGAATCACCGGGTCGTCCGCCGCGCCCGTCGCCACCGCGGTACGGACGACCTCCCGCAGCTCCGTCTCGAAGCCGATCTGCTGGGCGAGGGTCGCGACGCCCCGTTCGTCGTCGAGCAGGCCCATGGCGACGGTCCAGCCGTTGCCCTCGCCGCCCACGACATGCCCGCCGTCGGCGATCGCCCCGTCGAAGAAGACCTCGTTGAACTCGCTGGTCCCGGTCATCTGCCGGATCGGCCGTACCTCGATCCGGCCCGGCTGGTCCATCGGCACCAGCAGCAGTGACAGCCTGCGGTGCCGCCGGGATCCGGCCCCGGTGCGGGCGAGGACGAAGCACCAGTCGGCCTCCCGGGCCAGGGAGGTCCACACCTTCTGGCCGGTGATCCGGTAGCCGGTGCCGTCCCGGACGGCGGTGGTACGGAGAGCCGCCAGGTCCGAGCCCGCGTCGGGTTCGCTGTAGCCCTGGCACCACAGCTCGTCGCCCCGGGCCACCGGCGGCAGGAACCGTTCCCGCTGCTCCCGCGTCCCGTACCGGATCACCGTCGGCGCCAGCAGGTTCTCCCCGATGTGTCCGACCCGTCCGGGCGCCCGGGCCCTGGCGTACTCCTCCGCCCACACCATCTGCCGGGCCGGGCCCACGGACCGGTTGCCCCAGCGCGCCTCGGGCCAGCCGAGACCGATCCAGCCGCCGCGGCCCAGTTCCCGCTCCCACTCCCGGCGCACCGCGAGGCCCTCGTGTTCCCGGCCGGGCCCGCCGCCCGCCGCCCGGTGGGCGTCGGTGAGACGGGCGGCCAGCCAGGCCCTGGCCTCGGCCCGGAACCCGGCGTCGTCCGCGGACGAGTTCATGACGTACCCCCGGCTCAAGTGTTGGGGCGTTCGCCGGCCTTCGCCGCCCGCGCCATCTCGGTGAGCGCCGCCAGCATCGGCATCGGGTCGGTGCCGACCGTGCCGGGCAGGAAGTCGGCGATCTTCTCCGGGGTCCAGCCGCCCTCCGCGTATCCGGCGCGCAGCTCCCGCGGCTGTGCCCAGACCGCGATCTTGGGTCCGGCGATCGTGTAGACCTGCCCGGTGATCTCCCGGGCCCGGTCGGAGAGGAGGTAGACGACCAGTGCGGCCACGTCCTCCGGTTCGCCGATCTCCTTCAGCTCCATCGGCACCCCGGCGGACATCCGGGTCCGGGCGACCGGTGCGACGGCGTTCGCGGTGACGCCGTACTTGTGCAGTCCGAGCGCGGCGCTGCGGGCCAGCGAGATGATTCCGCCCTTCGCGGCCGCGTAGTTGGCCTGGGCGACCGAGCCCTGGTGGTTTCCGCTGGTGAAGCCGATCAGGGTGCCCGAGCCCTGTTTCCGCAGGACGGCGGAGGCGGCGCGGAAGACGGTGAAGGTGCCCTTGAGGTGGGTGGCGACGACCGGGTCCCACTCCTCCTCCGTCATATTGAAGAGCATCCGTTCGCGCAGGATCCCGGCGACGCAGACGACGCCGTCGATCCGTCCGTACGCGGTGAGCGCGGTGTCCACGAGCCGCTGTCCGCCCGCCATGGTGGAAATATCGTCGGCGACGGCGACCGCGCTGCCGCCGGCCGCCTCGATCTCCTTCACGACGGCGTCGGCGATCTCGGACGCGGGCTCGGCGCCCTCGACCGATACCCCGTAGTCGTTGACGACGACCTTCGCGCCCTCGGCCGCCGCGGCGAGGGCGACCGCGCGGCCGATGCCCCGGCCCGCGCCGGTGACGGCCACGACCTTGCCTGCCAAGAAGTTCCCCACGCCCGGCCCCTTCCCGCGGTTTCTGACGGTCCGTTAGATTCTAAGTGGGTCCGGACGCCCCGGCACAACCCCCGTACAGCAAACGGACACGGAGCCGAAAGGCCGGAGGAGGTCGGAGCGCGATGCCGCTGCCGCGCGAGTTCCATGAGATCGCCGAACGCGTGAACAACTGGGGCCGCTGGGGGGACGACGACGAGATCGGCACCCTCAATCTGGTGACCGACGCGGTGGTACGGGCCGCGGCCGGCACCGTCCGCTCCGGCCGCCGTGTCGCGCTCGCGCTCCCGCTGCACCAGGACGGGCTCCAGACCGGGCTGGTCCCCGGCCGGCTCAACCCCTTCCACACCATGGTTCAGATCAACTACGAGATGTTCGGCCCGGGTACGGTCGCCACCAGCGACGACACCGTGACGATGGCCCTCCAGGCGGCCACCCACTGGGACGCGCTGACCCATGTCTCGCACAGCGGCACGCTCTACAACGGCCGCCCGGCGGACACGATCACCCCGCACGGCCGGTCCCGGTTCAGCGGTATCGACAAGATCCCGCACATCGTCTCGCGCGGGGTGCTGCTGGACGTGGCCCGCGCCAAGGGCGTCGAACGGCTCGCCAGTGGGCACGCGGTCACGCCCGAGGACCTCGACGAGGCGGCGGAGTTCGGCGGGGTGACGGTCGGCGCGGGTGACATCGTGCTCGTACGGACCGGTCAGTCGCGGCTGCTGCTGGCCGGTGACAAGCACGCGTACGGCTTCCCGTCACCCGGGCTCTCCGTCCGTACGCCGGAGTGGTTCCACGCCCGGGACGTGGCCGCCGTGGCGACGGACACGCTCCCCTTCGAGATCATCCCGCCGGAGATCGACGGTCTGTGGCTGCCGGTGCACGCCCTCCATCTGGTCGAGATGGGCATGCTCCAGGGCCAGAACTGGAATCTGGAAAACTTGTCCACAGCCTGTGGAGAAGAATCGCGGTACGCGTTTCTGCTGTCGGCCATGCCGGAGCCGTTCGTCGGCGCCACGGGCACCCCGGTCGCCCCGGTCGCCGTCCTCTGAGAGCGCCGGGTTCCGGGGCCGCCCTCAGCGGCGGACGGCCGCCAGTCCGGCGGGTGTACCGGTGCGTACGGTGCCGCCGCGCCCCCCGCCGGGGGCCGGGCCCGGGTCCCGTACCGCCACGATCCCGGGCTCCCGGACGGCGACCGTGCCGGGATTCCGGACGACCACGGTCCCGGTACCGCGGGCCGCTTCCCGCGCCCCAGCGGTCGCGCCTTCGCGCGCGGTGCCGCCGAGCGGCCCGGAGTAGGTGCCGCGGGCGCCGCGCGTGTCGTCCGGATACGGCGGCCCGGCGGGCGCGCCCCGGTCGACCTCGCACCAGATCGCCTTGCCGTTGCCCTCCTGGCACCAGCCCCAGCGGTCGGCGAGGCCGTCGACGAGCTCCAGACCCCGGCCGTTGGTCTCGTCGTCCTCCGCGGTACGCCGCCGGGGCGGCCGGGAGCAGCCGTCGGCGACTTCGACGCGGACCGTGCCGGCCTCTTCCCGGCCGAAGCCGAACAGCATCCGCAGCACGGCCGGACAGCCGGTGTGGACGACCGCGTTGGTCACCAGCTCCGAGATCAGCAGGATCAGCGTCTCCGCCAGCGGCTCGTCGTGCTCTATCCCGGAGCCGACGAGCCGGGACCGCGCCCATCTACGGGCCCGTCCCACCTCCGCGGGATCGGGACCGACCTCCAACTGAACCTGGAGCACCTGCACCGCTCACACCATCCGAACCGGCGGACACATCGCCTCGCGCCTCGACTGGGTCTTTCCCGGCAGGGTCACCGACCGTGACTCCCGTGCGGGACAGCATGGTTGACGTACAGTCACCGCAACAAGCGCTTCGGGCATATTCCAGCACGAAGGAGTACCCGGCGTGGATGCTGTACGACGACTGCCGCGGCGAGTCGAACATGGGCTCGCGGCCCGCTCACCCGTGGTGTGAGCGGCGCGCATTTCCGGGCACGGGGACACCGCAGGGGCGCCACCGCGGCCGTCGTGCCTCGGTACGACTCGCATTTCAAGGAGCGTACCGGAGTGAGCGGCCGACGACGGCCCGTGACGAGTCATCCGAAGGACACAACCCGATATCGACGCAACGTGACACCGGATGGTGCTATAGCGCCTGATTCGGCACCGGCGGACCGGTGGATTCCCCGGCGGATTCCGCCAGGGCCAGGGCCGCGGTCTCCGCCGCCTCGTCGGCGGTGGGCCGGGAGCGGGCCCGCACCCAGGCGCGTTTGAGATGCAGATGGACGTCCGCCTCCCAGGTGAAGCCCATACCGCCGTGGATCTGGACGCAGTCGCGGGCGTTGGCGACGGCCGCTTCGTCGGCGAGGAGCTTGGCCCCGGCGGTTTCGGCCGGGTCGCCCGTGACGGCCGCGGCGTAGACGGCGGCCCTGGCGAGTTCGGTACGGACCAGCATGCCGGCGCAGAGGTGTTTCACCGCTTGGAAGGATCCCACCGGACGGCCGAACTGCTCACGCTCCCGGGCGTACCGCACGGCCAGTTCGGTGACGCGGCCCGCCGTGCCGAGCTGCTCGGCGGCGGTGAGCAGCGCGGCCGCAGGGTCCCAGGGGCCGTCGGCGGCGGGTCCGGGGACGCGGTGCAGGGGGGTGAGCGGATCGACGGACCGCAGCGGTACGGCGCCCTGCGCGCCGGGTCCGGACGCGGGGCCGCCCCAGGGCCCGCCCGAGAGCCCGCCCGCACCCGGCGCCGTACGACCGCCGGGTCCGGGCGCCGGGCTTTCCGCGGGGCCCGCGGGCCCGCCGTCCACCACGTCCGCCTCGTCCAGCCATGCCACCAGCCCGCCGTCCGCCCGGGTCACCACCGTCTCGCCCGTGGCCGCGCCCGGCACCCGGCCGGCCGCGAGATGTGTGGCGACCAGCGGGCCGGGGGCCAGGGCCCGCCCGAGTTCCTCGAAGACGAGTACGGCCTCCGGCGCCCCGAGCCCCACGCCCCCGGCGTCCTCCGGGAGCCGCAGCGCGAACACCCCGGCCTCCGCGAGCGCCGCCCACATCACCCGGTCGAGTCGCGGGGCCCCGCCGGAGGCGTCGGCCCGCAGGGCCTTCGGCGGGCGGAGCCGGTCCAGCAGCTCCCGGGTCGCGCTCTTCAGCGCCCGCTGGTCGTCGGTGAGCCGGAACCGCATCTCAGGCACCGCCCTTCGGCAGGCCGAGCAGCCGCTCGGCGATGATGTTCCGCTGAATCTGGGAGGTCCCGGCGGCGATGGTGTACGAGAGCGCGGACAGCCGGTCGACCGCCCACTCCCGGTCCAGGTCGAGCGCGTCGGGCCCGAGGACCTCGGCGGCGGCCTCGTACAGCTCCTGCCGGGCCCCCGAATAGCGGAGTTTGAAGACGGACCCGCCCGGCCCGGGGACCCCACCGCCCGCCCGGGCCTCGCTGACGTTCCACTGGGTGAGCCGCCAGAGCGCGGTGAACTCCGTATGCAGCCTGCCCAGCCTGCGCCGGAGGGCGGGATCGTCCCAGCGGCCGTTCTCCCGGGCGCGGACCGCGAGGGCGGCGAGGGTGCGGCGGCAGGCGACGACCTCGCCGACGAAGGCCGTACCTCGTTCGAAGGAGAGGGTGACCATGGTGACCCGCCAGCCGTCGTTCTCGGCGCCGACCCGGTTGGCCACCGGCACCCGTACCTCGTCGAGGAAGACCTCGGCGAACTCGGCCGTTCCGGCGAGGGTGCGCAGCGGCCGGACGGTGATCCCGGGCGCGTCCATGGGCAGGGCGAGCCAGCTGATGCCCCGGTGCCGGTGGGCGTCGGGGTCGGTGCGGACGAGGAGTTCGCACCAGTCGGCGATCTCGGCGTGCGAGGTCCAGATCTTGGACCCGGTGACCAGGTAGTCGTCACCGTCGCGGACGGCCCGCGTACGGAGCGACGCGAGGTCGGATCCGGCGTCGGGTTCGCTGAAGCCCTGGCACCAGATCTCGTCACCGCGCAGGATCGGCCCGAGCCAGCGTTCACGCTGCTCCGGGGTGCCCTCGGCGGCGATGGTGGGTCCGGCGTGCAGCAGTCCGACGAAGTTGGCGCCGACGTAGGGCGCGCCCGCGAGTTCGGTCTCCTCCAGGAAGACCAGCCGCAGGCCGGGGGCCGCTTCCCAGTGGAGATGGGCGTAGCCCGCGTCGTACAGCAGTCGCTGCCAGTGGGTGTCGTACGCGCGCCGGCCCGGCCAGTCGTCCGGCGAGGGCTTCGGGGGGAGCCGGGGCAGGGTGGTGGCGAGCCAGCTCCGCAGCTCCGCCCGGAACTCCGCTTCCTCTTCCGTCAGGCCGAAGTCCATGGAATCTGGCCACCTCGCCTTCACCCCACCGAATCTGACACTCCGTCAAATATCGACAGGCTAGCCCCGCACCCCTGGGCCGACAAGCGTTCGCGGCCTACCCACCCACCCCGATCTGACGTACCGTCAGTCAACGTGTACCCGGTCGAACGGAGGCGTACGGCCATGGAATCCCCCCGTACGGAATCCGGGACCGCCCGGGAGCTCGGCGCCGCCCGCACCCTCTGGGAGCTGATCGACCGGCGCGCCGCGCTCACCCCCGACCGCCGGATCCTCCTCCAGGACGACCGCGTCCTGACCTTCGGCGGACTGCGCGATGCCGCCGAACGAACAGCAGCCGGGCTGTACGGGATGGGCGTCCGCCCCGGCACGGTCGTCGCCTGGCAGCTCCCCACCACCGTCGAGACCGTGATCCTGACCGCCGCGCTGGCCCGCATCGGCGCCGTACAGTCCCCGGTCATCCCCTTCTACCGGGACCGGGAGGTCGGTTTCGCGCTCCGCGCCTGCGCGGCCGAGTACTTCGCCGTGCCCGGAGAATGGCGTGGATTCGACCATAGGGCGATGGCGGAACGGATCGGCGCGCATGGTGTGTTCGACGCGTACGGAACCCTTCCGCAGGGCGATCCGGCCGTCCTGCCCCCGCCGCCCGCCGACGGCACGGCGGTCCGGTGGATCTACTGGACCTCGGGCACCACCTCCGACCCCAAGGGCGTCCGCCACACCGACCGCTCCCTGATCGCCGCGGGCGCCTGCCTCGCCCACGCGCTCCGGCTCACCCCGGACGACGTCGGCTCCATCGCCTTCCCCTTCGCCCATATCGGCGGGGCGGACTATCTGGTGATGCTGATGCTGTACGGGTTCCCCGCGGTCCTCTTCGAGAAGTTCGCCCTGCCGGACGCGCTCCCCGAGTACCGCCGCCACGGTGTCACCACGGCCGGGGGCTCCACCGCCTTCTACTCGATGTTCCTGGCCGAACAGCGGAAGCTGCCGCCCGGCGAGAGGCTCATCCCCACGCTGCGACTGCTCGCGGGCGGCGGCGCGCCGAAACCGCCCGAGCTGTA is part of the Streptomyces qinzhouensis genome and harbors:
- a CDS encoding alpha/beta hydrolase; amino-acid sequence: MNPHAGKAQDIADRIARAVRSAAAVDARCTEALNGLKAAKGLEVTDATLEDMRRDTADVHAATVRHLVAGMPQNGSPAENKAWWEGLDEEQRREYLDVAPELIGMLDGIPAIARDEANRHYLPVLIAELERTGNDPAMLEGLRKIDDRLREPSKVPMFLLGVGDEGNGRAIISFGNPDTARNVSAYVPGLGTKLDAEFGGGTVKRALDTAIGAQRYDKSTASIVWLGYDAPQNIDVMSTADADKGAPAYNRFMAGLVATNQHDDPHVTAIGHSYGSLTVGTAAKQSGGIPGVDDIVLVGSPGVGVDRAADLGVPPQRVYVGAADNDIVTKLPTVPEALMHATGVAVRLPVPGFLSDPGGDDIYFGKDPAGKAFGAQRFAVDDGPHPVLDGEPIAAHSQYFTPETDRVSADNIARVVAGEYGITTEGHR
- a CDS encoding TetR/AcrR family transcriptional regulator, whose amino-acid sequence is MTDSVKPGARAADKRRRLTTEAARVLHEQGVERTTLADIARAADVPVGNVYYYFKTKDELILAALSEHSAHLDEFTGHLDRLPDPRDRLKALVAAWIDQRAVAARYGCPTGTLAVELDKRADGTLDAEAGTVIRRLLEWTADQFRALGLPDPDDLAVTLVSAYQGMSLLTNALRDPDLMARQGTRLLDWLDSLQAPDTTP
- a CDS encoding SDR family oxidoreductase; this translates as MIVVTGATGNIGRTLVPLLAGAGEDVVAVSRRPEYEGLPAGARHARADIGNSASLRPVLDGADALFLMLGGELNGAGESPDALLGAALDSGVKRIVLLSSQINSTRPEALSHTRLRAFETAVRASGADFTILRPGGFASNAFAWAESVRTKRTVFAPFGDVALPVVDPADIAAVAAAALREDGHAGRTYELTGPRAVSPREQAAAISRALGEEVAFVELSRDQAHSHLARFMPEEVIDGTLDILGVPLPSEQTVSPDTESVLHRPARPFDEWVARNLPAFR
- a CDS encoding Zn-dependent alcohol dehydrogenase; amino-acid sequence: MRGIVFDGRSPELVDDLEIRAPGPGEVLVAIAAAGLCHSDLSVIDGTIPFPVPVVLGHEGAGVVEAVGAGVRHVAPGDHVALSTLRNCGACADCDRGRPTLCRSAIGRPGRPYSRRGERLFQFAANSAFAERTIVTAVQAVRIPRALPLTSAAVLGCAVLTGVGAVLNRARTRRGDTVVVIGAGGIGLNVVQGARLAGASAIVAVDTNPAKEPLALRFGATHFLPSAEAVRSILPTGADQVFECVGRPALIRAAIDLLDRGGQAVLLGMTPPTTEASFPPAAMFLDKSILGCRYGTSRPQHDIALYADLYGRGELLLDELVSEIHPVEDFAKAASGVGEGARAVLTF
- a CDS encoding acyl-CoA dehydrogenase family protein; translated protein: MNSSADDAGFRAEARAWLAARLTDAHRAAGGGPGREHEGLAVRREWERELGRGGWIGLGWPEARWGNRSVGPARQMVWAEEYARARAPGRVGHIGENLLAPTVIRYGTREQRERFLPPVARGDELWCQGYSEPDAGSDLAALRTTAVRDGTGYRITGQKVWTSLAREADWCFVLARTGAGSRRHRRLSLLLVPMDQPGRIEVRPIRQMTGTSEFNEVFFDGAIADGGHVVGGEGNGWTVAMGLLDDERGVATLAQQIGFETELREVVRTAVATGAADDPVIRERLVRQWAGLRALRWHALAGPAPADSSVTKLLWGNWHRTLGELAMAVRGAAATAGPGEWRAETPYELSSDQRMFLFSRADTIYGGSDEIQRTVIAERVLGLPKEPKG
- a CDS encoding SDR family oxidoreductase, encoding MGNFLAGKVVAVTGAGRGIGRAVALAAAAEGAKVVVNDYGVSVEGAEPASEIADAVVKEIEAAGGSAVAVADDISTMAGGQRLVDTALTAYGRIDGVVCVAGILRERMLFNMTEEEWDPVVATHLKGTFTVFRAASAVLRKQGSGTLIGFTSGNHQGSVAQANYAAAKGGIISLARSAALGLHKYGVTANAVAPVARTRMSAGVPMELKEIGEPEDVAALVVYLLSDRAREITGQVYTIAGPKIAVWAQPRELRAGYAEGGWTPEKIADFLPGTVGTDPMPMLAALTEMARAAKAGERPNT
- a CDS encoding cyclase family protein, which produces MPLPREFHEIAERVNNWGRWGDDDEIGTLNLVTDAVVRAAAGTVRSGRRVALALPLHQDGLQTGLVPGRLNPFHTMVQINYEMFGPGTVATSDDTVTMALQAATHWDALTHVSHSGTLYNGRPADTITPHGRSRFSGIDKIPHIVSRGVLLDVARAKGVERLASGHAVTPEDLDEAAEFGGVTVGAGDIVLVRTGQSRLLLAGDKHAYGFPSPGLSVRTPEWFHARDVAAVATDTLPFEIIPPEIDGLWLPVHALHLVEMGMLQGQNWNLENLSTACGEESRYAFLLSAMPEPFVGATGTPVAPVAVL